The Nocardioides plantarum genome includes a region encoding these proteins:
- a CDS encoding IS481 family transposase, whose translation MSHATHGNAVLTPRGRLMLAQLVVDEGWTYARAGERFSVGTTTVRRWVQRYRDHGLDGMHDRSSRPHRSPHQTSRRLERRILGLRVSRRWGPARIAYHLHLNPSTVHKVLTRYKCPRLRWTDPATGMRVKSIDRRSYVHDAPGDLVHVDIKKLGRIPTGGGWKKTGRVIGNRNNKRERPGYAFIHHAVDDHSRLAYSEIHCDEQKETAVGFWQRARAWFATHGITIKAVLTDNGSCYRSKLWANTLNAAGIKHRRTRPYRPQTNGKVERFNRTLLEEWAYAISYDSEAARAAAYPAWLHHYNHHRGHTAHKGHSPITRVPNVPGFNS comes from the coding sequence GTGTCCCACGCTACCCATGGCAACGCTGTTCTGACTCCTCGCGGGCGGCTGATGTTGGCCCAGCTCGTCGTTGATGAGGGATGGACCTACGCCCGTGCCGGCGAGCGGTTCTCGGTTGGCACCACCACCGTGCGTCGTTGGGTCCAGCGCTACCGCGATCACGGCCTCGACGGCATGCATGACCGGTCTTCACGTCCTCATCGCTCTCCGCACCAGACCAGCCGTCGACTCGAGCGACGCATCCTGGGGCTGCGGGTCTCACGCCGGTGGGGGCCGGCCCGCATCGCCTACCACCTGCACCTGAACCCCTCGACAGTCCACAAAGTCCTCACTCGCTACAAGTGCCCGCGGCTGAGGTGGACCGACCCAGCCACAGGCATGCGCGTCAAGAGCATCGATAGACGTTCCTACGTCCACGACGCCCCCGGCGACCTGGTCCACGTCGACATCAAGAAGCTCGGCCGGATCCCGACCGGCGGCGGGTGGAAGAAAACCGGACGCGTCATCGGCAATCGCAACAACAAGCGCGAACGCCCTGGCTATGCCTTCATCCACCACGCCGTCGACGATCACTCCCGCCTGGCCTACTCCGAGATCCACTGCGATGAGCAGAAGGAGACCGCAGTCGGGTTCTGGCAGCGCGCCCGGGCCTGGTTCGCCACCCACGGCATCACCATCAAAGCCGTGTTGACCGACAACGGGTCTTGCTACCGATCCAAGCTGTGGGCCAACACCCTCAACGCTGCGGGCATCAAGCACCGTCGGACCCGGCCGTATCGCCCGCAGACCAACGGCAAGGTCGAACGGTTCAACCGGACCCTGCTCGAGGAGTGGGCCTACGCCATCTCCTACGACTCAGAGGCCGCCCGCGCAGCGGCCTACCCCGCCTGGCTGCATCACTACAATCACCACCGCGGCCACACCGCACACAAGGGTCACTCACCAATCACCCGCGTGCCCAACGTCCCCGGGTTCAACAGCTAG
- a CDS encoding crotonase/enoyl-CoA hydratase family protein, whose product MSDEEQPAVLVEARDGVQIITINRPGARNALNGEVARGIADAVDELDASDELRVGVLTGAGGTFCSGMDLKGFLTGDLPLVEGRGLGGITERPPRKPLIGAVEGYAVAGGFELLLACDLVVAAETAQLGVPEVKRGLVAGAGAAMLLPQRIPPAIALELLLTGDPITAARAAELGLVNRVVPEGGALDGALALAAQIAANGPLAVAVTKQVALQSPDWSHADRWAKQGELMTPVFVSADAAEGATAFAEKRPPRWTGR is encoded by the coding sequence ATGAGCGACGAAGAGCAGCCCGCCGTCCTGGTCGAGGCCCGCGACGGGGTCCAGATCATCACCATCAACCGCCCTGGGGCCCGCAACGCCCTCAACGGTGAGGTGGCCCGCGGCATCGCCGACGCCGTCGACGAGCTCGACGCGAGCGACGAGCTGCGGGTCGGCGTCCTGACCGGCGCGGGCGGCACGTTCTGCTCCGGCATGGACCTCAAGGGCTTCCTGACCGGCGACCTTCCGCTCGTCGAGGGTCGCGGCCTGGGTGGCATCACCGAGCGCCCGCCCCGCAAGCCGCTGATCGGTGCCGTCGAGGGGTACGCCGTCGCCGGCGGCTTCGAGCTGCTGCTCGCCTGCGACCTCGTCGTGGCCGCCGAGACCGCCCAGCTCGGGGTCCCGGAGGTCAAGCGCGGGCTCGTCGCCGGCGCGGGCGCGGCGATGCTGCTGCCCCAGCGGATCCCGCCCGCCATCGCCCTCGAGCTGCTCCTGACCGGCGACCCGATCACCGCCGCCCGCGCCGCCGAGCTCGGCCTGGTCAACCGGGTCGTCCCCGAGGGCGGTGCCCTCGACGGCGCCCTCGCCCTGGCTGCGCAGATCGCCGCCAACGGCCCTCTCGCCGTCGCCGTCACCAAGCAGGTCGCCCTCCAGTCGCCCGACTGGTCCCACGCCGACCGCTGGGCCAAGCAGGGCGAGCTGATGACACCGGTCTTCGTCTCCGCCGACGCCGCCGAGGGCGCCACGGCGTTCGCCGAGAAGCGCCCGCCGAGGTGGACGGGCCGGTGA
- a CDS encoding acyl-CoA dehydrogenase family protein: MPARRVLDTDEHADLLRLVRQICTEELLPQVASAEAEETFPREVFRMLGKTGLLGLPYPEDVGGGGVPYEVYLQVLEEIGSVWASVGVGVSVHALSCFGLYTQGTEDQKQQWLPDMLAGDLLGAYCLSEAHAGSDPAAMRTTARRDGDDYVIDGAKAWTTHGGNADFYKVMARTGGEPGDARGISCFLVPADAAGLSSDPPERKMGLTASHTTTMRFDGVRIPAARRLGEEGDGLKIALAGLDSGRLGIAAVATGLAQGALDHALAYAQQRTAFGKRILDHQGLGFVLADMEAAVQTSRATTLHAARLRDAGLPFGREASIAKLVATDNAMKVTTDAVQVLGGAGYTRDYPVERFMREAKVMQIFEGTNQIQRLVIGRSLDTRSGGAGEISHV; this comes from the coding sequence ATGCCTGCCCGTAGAGTCCTCGACACCGACGAGCACGCCGACCTGCTGCGCCTGGTCCGCCAGATCTGCACCGAGGAGCTGCTCCCCCAGGTCGCCTCCGCGGAGGCGGAGGAGACGTTCCCCCGCGAGGTCTTCCGGATGCTCGGCAAGACCGGCCTGCTCGGGCTGCCCTACCCCGAGGACGTCGGCGGCGGTGGGGTCCCCTACGAGGTCTACCTGCAGGTCCTCGAGGAGATCGGCTCGGTCTGGGCGAGCGTCGGGGTGGGCGTCTCGGTGCACGCGCTGTCCTGCTTCGGGCTCTACACCCAGGGCACCGAGGATCAGAAGCAGCAGTGGCTTCCCGACATGCTCGCCGGCGACCTGCTCGGCGCCTACTGCCTCTCCGAGGCCCACGCCGGCTCCGACCCGGCCGCGATGCGTACGACGGCCAGGCGGGACGGCGACGACTACGTCATCGACGGCGCGAAGGCCTGGACCACCCACGGCGGCAACGCCGACTTCTACAAGGTCATGGCCCGCACCGGCGGCGAGCCGGGAGACGCCCGTGGCATCTCCTGCTTCCTGGTCCCGGCCGACGCCGCCGGGCTGTCCTCCGACCCGCCCGAGCGCAAGATGGGCCTGACGGCCTCGCACACCACCACGATGCGCTTCGACGGCGTACGGATCCCCGCTGCTCGACGCCTCGGCGAGGAGGGCGACGGGCTCAAGATCGCCCTGGCCGGCCTCGACTCCGGGCGCCTCGGCATCGCCGCCGTCGCGACCGGCCTGGCCCAGGGGGCACTCGACCACGCGCTGGCCTACGCCCAGCAGCGCACCGCCTTCGGCAAGCGGATCCTCGACCACCAGGGCCTGGGGTTCGTGCTGGCCGACATGGAGGCCGCCGTCCAGACCTCCCGCGCCACGACCCTGCACGCCGCGCGGCTTCGCGACGCCGGGCTCCCCTTCGGCCGCGAGGCGTCGATCGCCAAGCTCGTCGCCACCGACAACGCCATGAAGGTCACCACCGATGCCGTGCAGGTGCTCGGCGGCGCGGGCTACACCCGCGACTACCCCGTCGAGCGCTTCATGCGCGAGGCCAAGGTGATGCAGATCTTCGAGGGCACCAACCAGATCCAGCGCCTGGTCATCGGCCGCTCGCTCGACACCAGGTCCGGCGGCGCGGGCGAGATCTCGCACGTCTGA
- the purT gene encoding formate-dependent phosphoribosylglycinamide formyltransferase: MTRLLLLGSGELGREVALEAARLGLEVVAADRYDGAPAMLVTPHRRVLDMTDPVALTALVDEVRPDLVVPEVEALATEALLALEAAGTHVVPTARATRLTMDREGIRRLAAEELGLATSPYRFASSEAEFVQAVAEIGTPCVVKPVMSSSGKGQSTVRSGDDPLVAWAYARDNARVQGRPVIVEGFVDFAYEITLLTVSHVGGISVCPPVGHVQEAGDYRESWQPHPMSPVALERGEEIARTVVAALGGHGLFGVELFVTATDEVLFSEVSPRPHDTGMVTMISQPTSEFALHVRAILGLPVRADDLVVATPSASAVVLGTEAGVPSYAGLEEALAVPTAQVRVFGKPTSHPGRRLAVALAQGDTVDQARERAREAAAAVRVTVG, from the coding sequence ATGACACGCCTGCTTCTCCTCGGTTCCGGCGAGCTCGGCCGTGAGGTCGCCCTCGAGGCGGCCCGCCTCGGCCTCGAGGTCGTCGCGGCCGACCGGTACGACGGTGCCCCGGCCATGCTCGTGACCCCGCACCGCCGGGTGCTCGACATGACCGATCCGGTCGCGCTCACGGCGCTGGTCGACGAGGTGCGGCCCGACCTGGTCGTGCCCGAGGTCGAGGCGCTGGCGACCGAGGCGCTGCTGGCGCTCGAGGCGGCCGGCACCCACGTCGTACCGACCGCGCGGGCCACCCGCCTGACGATGGACCGCGAGGGCATCCGGCGGCTGGCGGCCGAGGAGCTCGGGCTGGCCACCTCGCCGTACCGCTTCGCCTCCAGCGAGGCCGAGTTCGTGCAGGCCGTCGCCGAGATCGGCACGCCCTGCGTCGTGAAGCCGGTGATGAGCTCGAGCGGCAAGGGCCAGTCGACCGTGCGGTCCGGCGACGACCCGCTCGTCGCCTGGGCCTACGCCCGCGACAACGCCCGCGTCCAGGGGCGTCCGGTGATCGTCGAGGGCTTCGTCGACTTCGCCTACGAGATCACCCTGCTCACCGTCAGCCACGTCGGCGGCATCTCCGTGTGCCCGCCCGTCGGGCACGTGCAGGAGGCCGGCGACTACCGCGAGTCGTGGCAGCCGCACCCGATGAGCCCGGTCGCGCTCGAGCGCGGCGAGGAGATCGCCCGCACCGTCGTCGCCGCCCTCGGCGGCCACGGGCTGTTCGGCGTCGAGCTGTTCGTCACCGCCACCGACGAGGTGCTCTTCAGCGAGGTCTCGCCGCGGCCCCACGACACCGGCATGGTGACGATGATCAGCCAGCCGACCAGCGAGTTCGCGCTCCACGTGCGGGCGATCCTCGGCCTCCCGGTCCGCGCCGACGACCTCGTGGTCGCGACGCCGTCGGCGTCCGCCGTGGTCCTGGGCACCGAGGCCGGCGTGCCGTCGTACGCCGGGCTCGAGGAGGCCCTGGCCGTGCCGACCGCCCAGGTGCGGGTCTTCGGCAAGCCCACCTCGCACCCCGGGCGCCGCCTCGCCGTCGCGCTCGCCCAGGGCGACACGGTCGATCAGGCCCGCGAGCGGGCGCGGGAGGCCGCGGCGGCGGTGCGGGTGACGGTGGGCTGA
- a CDS encoding TetR/AcrR family transcriptional regulator, producing the protein MARPRDETIDLKVVRACVALLEEHGRSGLSRARIAARAGVSLPAVNRRFADVDEILLAVTRVPGSPHHGADLPAPDSLRAYLVGTLTALARAFARDPVRRAAAELLAAKAGHPGIDESFRATLTEIRAEGLTWVEHAKGAGQVAEHVDGDLLLDLVTGSAYYRLLWRSEAITEGEVAQVVDLVLRGAAPTH; encoded by the coding sequence ATGGCGCGGCCCCGGGACGAGACGATCGACCTCAAGGTCGTCCGGGCGTGCGTGGCCCTGCTGGAGGAGCACGGGCGATCCGGCCTCTCGCGGGCCCGGATCGCCGCCCGGGCCGGGGTGAGCCTGCCCGCGGTCAACCGGCGCTTCGCCGACGTCGACGAGATCCTGCTCGCGGTCACCCGCGTCCCGGGCAGTCCGCACCACGGCGCCGACCTGCCGGCGCCGGACTCGCTGCGCGCCTACCTGGTCGGCACCCTCACCGCCCTGGCTCGCGCCTTCGCCCGCGATCCCGTACGCCGCGCCGCCGCCGAGCTGCTCGCCGCCAAGGCCGGCCACCCCGGGATCGACGAGTCCTTCCGCGCCACGCTCACCGAGATCCGCGCCGAGGGCCTGACCTGGGTCGAGCACGCCAAGGGCGCCGGCCAGGTCGCCGAGCACGTCGACGGCGACCTCCTGCTCGACCTGGTGACCGGCTCGGCCTACTACCGGCTGCTCTGGCGCAGCGAGGCGATCACCGAGGGCGAGGTCGCGCAGGTCGTCGACCTGGTCCTGCGGGGCGCCGCCCCGACGCACTAG
- a CDS encoding TIGR03857 family LLM class F420-dependent oxidoreductase yields the protein MSSTVPAGSLPELGFYGLAGHSAAPRDLLDEVRLGERLGLGSVFLSERFNVKDAGVMAGAAVAATTTLGVGTAATNHATRHPLVTATLAMTAHRMSGGRYAFGLGRGFDLLFDVMGVQRITSAQIEDAMGIYRRLWHGEAFGHDGPAGAYPYLSQDPSFDEDIPIMLMAIGDRSLELAGRVADAVVLHTFLTDETLARSVGVVRRAAEEAGRDPASVRVWAVLATVEESIPEEQRLRKLVGRLATYLTGYGRVLVKANGWDLADYERFRDDPLVQGYPGAFDAVGTTDELRHLAEVLPDAWLAAAASGSAAQCARRVVDQLDAGADSVILHGATPTELAPVLEAYRAIRPDGLDALTANPGWGRR from the coding sequence GTGTCCAGTACTGTCCCTGCCGGCTCCCTTCCCGAGCTGGGGTTCTACGGTCTCGCCGGCCACTCGGCCGCACCACGCGACCTCCTCGACGAGGTCCGCCTCGGCGAGCGGCTCGGGCTCGGCAGCGTGTTCCTGTCCGAGCGCTTCAACGTCAAGGACGCCGGCGTGATGGCCGGTGCCGCCGTCGCGGCGACCACGACCCTCGGCGTCGGCACCGCCGCCACCAACCACGCCACCCGACACCCGTTGGTCACCGCGACCCTGGCGATGACCGCCCACCGGATGTCGGGCGGCCGCTACGCCTTCGGGCTCGGTCGGGGCTTCGACCTGCTCTTCGACGTGATGGGCGTCCAGCGGATCACCTCGGCCCAGATCGAGGACGCGATGGGCATCTACCGCCGCCTGTGGCACGGCGAGGCGTTCGGCCACGACGGCCCCGCCGGCGCCTACCCCTACCTCAGCCAGGACCCGTCGTTCGACGAGGACATCCCCATCATGCTGATGGCGATCGGTGACAGGTCGCTCGAGCTCGCCGGTCGGGTCGCCGACGCCGTCGTGCTCCACACGTTCCTCACCGACGAGACCCTCGCGCGCTCGGTCGGCGTCGTACGCCGGGCGGCCGAGGAGGCCGGTCGCGATCCTGCGTCGGTGCGGGTGTGGGCGGTGCTCGCGACGGTCGAGGAGTCGATCCCCGAGGAGCAGCGGCTGCGCAAGCTCGTCGGGCGCCTGGCGACCTACCTCACCGGCTACGGCAGGGTGCTGGTCAAGGCCAACGGCTGGGACCTCGCCGACTACGAGCGCTTCCGCGACGACCCGCTCGTGCAGGGCTACCCGGGCGCCTTCGACGCCGTCGGCACCACCGACGAGCTGCGCCACCTCGCCGAGGTGCTGCCCGACGCGTGGCTGGCCGCGGCCGCCTCCGGCTCGGCCGCGCAGTGCGCACGCCGGGTCGTCGACCAGCTCGACGCCGGGGCCGACAGCGTGATCCTGCACGGCGCGACCCCGACCGAGCTGGCGCCGGTCCTCGAGGCCTACCGGGCGATCCGGCCCGACGGTCTCGACGCCCTCACGGCCAACCCGGGCTGGGGAAGGCGGTGA
- a CDS encoding phosphotransferase family protein has protein sequence MIPPPPLAVPGDIDAIGAAWLSEALGHRVRSVRTTRIGTGQMGEAYRLELGGDGVPTSVVAKLGAADPAARSIVGGAYRGEVRFYDEVAPTVAIRVPACHHAAYDETTSQVVLLLEDLADHAQGDQLAGCTPAQAHDAAANLAGLHGPRWDDESLLELDDLKLNQQEDADLLAEFYGSAIDLYLSDAGAGLSPDDQATLRETVPLAGPWLLARADHFALVHGDYRLDNLMFRRDGEAGCVAVDWQTTSIAPPLRDLGFLLGTGLTPDVRRDHEEAVVATYHSALVGHGVTGFDLDECWLDYRISMLQGPLIAVFGCVYTGRTPRGDRMFATMVERSCAAMRDLGTLALVEGAVG, from the coding sequence GTGATCCCGCCGCCGCCGCTCGCGGTCCCCGGCGACATCGACGCCATCGGCGCGGCCTGGCTCTCCGAGGCCCTGGGCCACCGCGTCCGGTCCGTCCGGACGACCCGCATCGGCACCGGCCAGATGGGCGAGGCCTACCGGCTCGAGCTCGGCGGCGACGGCGTCCCGACGTCCGTGGTCGCCAAGCTCGGTGCGGCCGACCCGGCCGCGCGGTCGATCGTGGGCGGCGCCTACCGGGGCGAGGTGCGCTTCTACGACGAGGTCGCGCCGACGGTCGCGATCCGGGTGCCGGCCTGCCACCACGCGGCCTACGACGAGACCACCTCGCAGGTGGTGCTGCTGCTCGAGGACCTCGCCGACCACGCCCAGGGCGACCAGCTCGCCGGCTGCACGCCCGCGCAGGCGCACGACGCCGCCGCCAACCTCGCCGGGCTGCACGGACCGCGCTGGGACGACGAGTCGCTGCTCGAGCTCGACGACCTCAAGCTCAACCAGCAGGAGGACGCCGACCTGCTGGCCGAGTTCTACGGCTCGGCGATCGACCTCTACCTCTCCGACGCCGGCGCCGGCCTGTCCCCCGACGACCAGGCCACGCTGCGCGAGACGGTGCCGCTGGCCGGCCCCTGGCTGCTGGCGCGCGCCGACCACTTCGCGCTGGTGCACGGCGACTACCGCCTCGACAACCTGATGTTCCGCCGCGACGGCGAGGCCGGCTGCGTCGCCGTCGACTGGCAGACCACGTCCATCGCGCCGCCGTTGCGCGACCTCGGCTTCCTGCTCGGCACCGGCCTCACGCCCGACGTGCGCCGCGACCACGAGGAGGCCGTCGTGGCGACGTACCACTCCGCGCTCGTGGGGCACGGCGTCACCGGCTTCGACCTCGACGAGTGCTGGCTCGACTACCGCATCTCGATGCTGCAGGGCCCGCTGATCGCCGTGTTCGGCTGCGTCTACACCGGCCGCACCCCCCGCGGCGACCGGATGTTCGCGACCATGGTCGAGCGCTCCTGTGCCGCCATGCGTGACCTCGGCACCCTCGCACTGGTCGAGGGTGCGGTCGGCTGA
- a CDS encoding Ig-like domain-containing protein: MLALGPATAQAAPAATATTTDARRDAPHDPDTYYAGTSGLSGATLAAQLHTIIKGHTKLSYSGVYDALPVTDPDPARPGYLIDFYSGTSILASNRCGSSCAGGAWNREHTWPQSHGNFGTSAGIGTDLHHMRPEFGTTNSSRGNLDFDDTASGTVPDCAVCTRDSDSFEGRDATKGDLARGLLYMAVRYEGDSGELNLKMNDRTCNESGTPNMGKLSTLVAWSLADPPDDRERARNDLVDGTYQHNRNPFIDHPEWVTSVFGDGVGQGPACGSTSGSDYAPGGSGPANTAPTASPRTATTTEDSPVTATLAATDADGDTLTWSVVSGRGPAHGTASITQGAPAQLSYTPAADFHGTDAVGVRVSDGRGGTADTTVTITVTPVNDPPVAAAASLTAPAGAGTAVTLLGSDVDGDALTYAVLAQPAHGTVALDGATATYTPTAGYAGPDTFTYTVRDPSGATSEAATVSITVTAAVSHDPVAAADQVTTPEDQPVTVTLTATDPDGDPLSYSLGRRPAHGTVRLAGDRATYTPERDFHGADSFTFTASDPSTVSAPATVSIVVTPVNDAPVATPASATTRESNPVVLALSGSDVDGDTLTYALASAPMHGTVTLAGAQASYTPAAGFSGTDSFTWTVSDGAATTTATATVTVTPNRRPTTAAVSATTTEDSSGVTVVLAGTDSDDDPLTYAAVAAPEHGTVEVAGGTATYTPAPGFSGTDTFTYTASDGLSTSVPATVTVTVVPVNHPPTVSPVVVTTTAGTPVTVTLVDLGATDPDDDAVTISAVSSERAVVSQDGRTVTYTPTVRSGTDAFLVTVTDARGATSQAEVTVTITARAATLSLSTPKATRGSRVTTTITARGPSGPRPTGTVTLRTTGKTLGTATLRADGTATVSWIPTKAGATSLAADYSGDATLFAPSTTPVSKIAVARSASRLGFTSGTLKRGRAGVLKVSVRSVSGAYATGKVQLTVAGRKITATLTKGVARFTVAKLPQATRLSVSARYVGDTQYAAGSATHTYAIGK; encoded by the coding sequence GTGCTCGCGCTCGGCCCCGCCACCGCCCAAGCCGCCCCCGCCGCCACGGCCACCACCACCGACGCCCGACGCGACGCGCCGCACGACCCCGACACCTACTACGCCGGCACCAGCGGCCTCTCGGGCGCGACCCTGGCGGCCCAGCTCCACACGATCATCAAGGGCCACACGAAGCTGAGCTACTCAGGCGTCTACGACGCGCTCCCGGTCACCGATCCCGACCCCGCGCGCCCCGGCTACCTCATCGACTTCTACTCCGGCACGAGCATCCTGGCCAGCAACCGGTGCGGGTCGTCCTGCGCCGGCGGGGCGTGGAACCGCGAGCACACCTGGCCGCAGAGCCACGGCAACTTCGGCACGTCCGCGGGGATCGGGACCGACCTGCACCACATGCGCCCGGAGTTCGGCACCACCAACTCCTCGCGCGGCAACCTCGACTTCGACGACACCGCGAGCGGCACGGTGCCCGACTGCGCCGTCTGCACCCGCGACTCCGACTCGTTCGAGGGACGCGACGCCACCAAGGGCGACCTGGCCCGAGGCCTGCTCTACATGGCGGTGCGCTACGAGGGCGACAGCGGCGAGCTCAACCTCAAGATGAACGACCGCACCTGCAACGAGTCCGGCACGCCCAACATGGGCAAGCTCTCCACGCTCGTCGCCTGGTCGCTGGCCGATCCGCCGGACGACCGCGAGCGGGCCCGCAACGACCTGGTCGACGGCACCTACCAGCACAACCGCAACCCGTTCATCGACCACCCCGAGTGGGTCACGTCGGTCTTCGGCGACGGCGTGGGCCAGGGCCCCGCCTGCGGCAGCACGTCGGGCTCCGACTACGCCCCGGGCGGCAGCGGCCCCGCCAACACCGCCCCCACCGCCTCGCCGCGCACGGCCACGACCACCGAGGACAGCCCCGTCACGGCGACCCTCGCGGCGACCGACGCCGACGGGGACACGCTCACCTGGTCGGTCGTCTCCGGCCGCGGCCCCGCTCACGGTACGGCGAGCATCACCCAGGGCGCCCCGGCGCAGCTGAGCTACACCCCGGCCGCCGACTTCCACGGCACCGACGCGGTCGGCGTACGCGTCTCCGACGGGCGCGGCGGCACGGCCGACACCACCGTCACGATCACCGTCACCCCGGTCAACGACCCGCCCGTCGCCGCGGCGGCATCGCTCACGGCGCCGGCCGGCGCCGGCACGGCGGTCACGCTCCTCGGCTCCGACGTCGACGGCGACGCGCTCACCTACGCGGTCCTCGCCCAGCCCGCCCACGGCACGGTCGCCCTCGACGGTGCGACCGCGACCTACACCCCCACCGCCGGGTACGCCGGCCCCGACACGTTCACCTACACCGTCCGCGACCCCTCCGGCGCCACGTCGGAGGCCGCGACCGTGTCGATCACGGTGACCGCCGCCGTGTCGCACGACCCGGTCGCGGCGGCCGACCAGGTGACCACCCCCGAGGACCAGCCCGTGACCGTCACCCTGACGGCCACCGACCCCGACGGCGACCCGCTGTCCTACTCGCTGGGCCGCCGGCCGGCCCACGGCACGGTCCGCCTCGCCGGCGACCGGGCGACCTACACGCCCGAGCGCGACTTCCACGGCGCCGACTCCTTCACCTTCACCGCCTCGGACCCCTCGACGGTCTCGGCACCGGCGACCGTCTCGATCGTGGTCACCCCCGTCAACGACGCGCCGGTCGCGACCCCGGCGAGCGCCACCACGCGCGAGAGCAACCCCGTCGTGCTCGCCCTGAGCGGCAGCGACGTCGACGGCGACACCCTGACCTACGCCCTGGCCAGCGCGCCGATGCACGGCACGGTGACGCTGGCCGGCGCCCAGGCGTCGTACACCCCCGCGGCGGGCTTCAGCGGCACCGACTCGTTCACCTGGACGGTCTCGGACGGCGCCGCGACGACGACGGCCACCGCGACGGTCACGGTGACGCCCAACCGCCGCCCGACCACGGCCGCCGTGTCGGCGACCACCACCGAGGACAGCAGCGGCGTCACCGTCGTGCTGGCCGGCACCGACTCCGACGACGACCCGCTGACCTACGCCGCCGTCGCCGCCCCGGAGCACGGGACGGTCGAGGTCGCCGGAGGCACCGCGACCTACACCCCCGCGCCCGGGTTCAGCGGCACCGACACCTTCACCTACACGGCCTCCGACGGGCTCAGCACCTCCGTCCCGGCCACCGTCACCGTGACGGTCGTGCCGGTCAACCACCCGCCGACGGTCTCGCCGGTCGTGGTCACCACCACCGCCGGTACGCCGGTCACGGTGACGCTCGTCGACCTCGGGGCCACCGACCCGGACGACGACGCCGTCACCATCAGCGCCGTCAGCTCCGAGCGGGCCGTCGTGTCGCAGGACGGCCGGACGGTGACCTACACCCCGACCGTCCGCTCGGGCACCGACGCGTTCCTCGTCACCGTCACCGACGCCCGGGGCGCCACCTCGCAGGCGGAGGTCACGGTCACCATCACCGCCCGCGCGGCCACGCTGTCGCTCTCGACGCCCAAGGCGACGCGCGGCTCTCGGGTCACCACCACGATCACGGCGAGAGGACCCAGCGGGCCGCGGCCCACCGGCACCGTCACCCTGCGGACCACGGGCAAGACGCTCGGCACCGCCACGCTGCGGGCCGACGGCACCGCGACCGTCTCGTGGATCCCGACGAAGGCCGGGGCGACCAGCCTGGCCGCCGACTACTCCGGCGACGCCACCCTGTTCGCGCCGAGCACGACGCCCGTCAGCAAGATCGCGGTGGCCCGGTCGGCCTCCCGCCTCGGCTTCACCTCGGGCACGCTCAAGCGTGGCCGCGCCGGTGTCCTCAAGGTCTCGGTGCGCAGCGTCTCCGGCGCCTACGCGACCGGCAAGGTGCAGCTGACGGTGGCGGGCAGGAAGATCACCGCCACGCTGACCAAGGGCGTCGCGAGGTTCACCGTCGCCAAGCTCCCCCAGGCCACCCGGCTGTCCGTCTCCGCGCGCTACGTCGGGGACACGCAGTACGCCGCCGGCTCGGCCACGCACACCTACGCGATCGGGAAGTAG
- a CDS encoding carboxymuconolactone decarboxylase family protein produces MADSTGKFDDLPEKRRLGLEKMEQVYGFEMTDGQGDFFGYTADHLFADIWNRPGLTDRDRRLLLIGLLIGSNQHDVLTIQVPAALSSGDLDATALREIVILACHYAGWSHGGRLNSLVEETIAKAERAAKKAAAQE; encoded by the coding sequence ATGGCTGACTCCACGGGCAAGTTCGACGACCTCCCCGAGAAGCGCCGCCTCGGCCTGGAGAAGATGGAGCAGGTCTACGGCTTCGAGATGACCGACGGGCAAGGCGACTTCTTCGGCTACACCGCCGACCACCTCTTCGCCGACATCTGGAACCGTCCCGGCCTCACCGACCGCGACCGCCGGCTGCTGCTCATCGGCCTGCTGATCGGCTCCAACCAGCACGACGTGCTGACGATCCAGGTCCCCGCCGCCCTGTCCTCGGGCGACCTCGACGCCACCGCCCTGCGCGAGATCGTCATCCTGGCCTGCCACTACGCCGGCTGGTCGCACGGCGGTCGCCTCAACTCGCTGGTCGAGGAGACCATCGCCAAGGCCGAGCGGGCCGCCAAGAAGGCCGCCGCCCAGGAGTGA